A DNA window from Streptomyces bacillaris contains the following coding sequences:
- a CDS encoding protein kinase domain-containing protein, translating to MTGMLDGGTLLTADDGESVRVIDMLGAGGQGEVYRVATASGERALKWYYPSCATPEQSDIVRELVDRDFDDDRFLWPTAYVPSPAGAGAFGYLMDLRPDRFKGLPDLFRRRLRTTPRALLTAALYTVEAYQALHSRGIAYRDISWGNIFFDPATGDVLVCDNDNAVVEGDATGISGTMEFMAPELVRGDPGARPGTQSDLHSLSVLLFMLLMNHHPLKGKRELEIHCLDEAAEKRLYGKQPLFVFDPADQANAPDPVEQSTVLHTWAAAPPALQDLFTHNFTVGLHQPTARVRESQWRDALRSVLDAIVDCADCGRQNMTQPAATTAGTCWSCGSSLILPPRLSIVTPLPRSERHVRLRRDARVHEHHLAPEPSRHDYSDATLVAVLTEHPSKPGKFGLANRSSTSWTGTRSDGTSQEIAPGQTVPLRAGLRLDLGGAQAAVHAK from the coding sequence ATGACCGGCATGCTCGACGGAGGAACGCTCCTCACCGCTGACGACGGGGAGTCCGTCCGCGTCATCGACATGCTCGGCGCCGGCGGCCAGGGCGAGGTGTACCGGGTGGCGACCGCGTCGGGCGAGCGCGCCCTGAAGTGGTACTACCCATCCTGTGCGACGCCCGAGCAGTCCGACATCGTACGGGAGTTGGTCGACCGGGACTTCGACGACGACCGGTTCCTGTGGCCCACCGCGTACGTGCCGTCGCCGGCCGGGGCGGGGGCCTTCGGCTATCTGATGGATCTGCGGCCGGACCGGTTCAAGGGGCTGCCCGACCTCTTCCGCCGCAGGCTGCGGACCACCCCGCGCGCGCTGCTGACCGCCGCGCTCTACACGGTGGAGGCCTACCAGGCGCTCCACTCGCGGGGGATCGCCTACCGGGACATCTCCTGGGGCAACATCTTCTTCGACCCGGCCACCGGTGACGTCCTGGTCTGCGACAACGACAACGCCGTGGTCGAGGGAGACGCCACCGGCATCTCGGGGACCATGGAGTTCATGGCGCCCGAGCTGGTGCGCGGCGACCCGGGGGCCCGGCCCGGCACCCAGTCCGATCTGCACTCGCTCTCGGTGCTGCTGTTCATGCTCCTGATGAACCATCATCCGCTGAAGGGCAAGCGGGAGTTGGAGATCCACTGCCTGGACGAGGCGGCGGAGAAGCGGCTGTACGGGAAGCAGCCGCTGTTCGTCTTCGACCCGGCCGACCAGGCGAACGCCCCCGACCCCGTGGAGCAGTCCACCGTCCTGCACACCTGGGCCGCGGCTCCCCCGGCCCTCCAGGACCTCTTCACGCACAACTTCACCGTGGGCCTGCACCAGCCGACCGCCCGGGTGCGCGAGTCGCAGTGGCGGGACGCGCTGCGGTCCGTGCTGGACGCCATCGTGGACTGCGCCGACTGCGGCCGGCAGAACATGACGCAGCCCGCCGCGACCACGGCCGGAACATGCTGGTCCTGCGGCAGCTCGCTGATCCTGCCGCCCCGGCTGAGCATCGTCACCCCGCTGCCCCGCTCGGAGCGCCATGTCCGGCTGCGCCGGGACGCCCGGGTCCACGAACACCATCTGGCGCCCGAGCCCTCCCGCCACGACTACAGCGATGCCACGCTGGTGGCGGTGCTCACCGAACACCCCAGCAAGCCGGGCAAGTTCGGGCTGGCGAACCGTTCGTCGACCAGTTGGACGGGGACCCGTTCCGACGGCACCTCGCAGGAGATCGCCCCGGGCCAGACCGTGCCGCTCCGGGCGGGGCTGCGGCTCGACCTCGGCGGGGCACAGGCGGCGGTCCACGCGAAGTAG
- a CDS encoding inositol monophosphatase family protein, whose translation MINSSTARSGDAAATSDVDVATAAAQAGAEVVRTLYGQELARIDKGAGDFATAADVAAEKAILDVLRAARPADAVLGEEGGQQGAGAADGVRQWLVDPLCGTLNYAVGTLLVAVNVALRGGAAAVADPFGGEVFRTDGERAWVRRAGADDVPLAPTAATGLVDVNLDPPFPGAPGFRAVELLAHPEFGRQFRPRVGSTTLALAWVAAGKRAAYVSDGGDLSGSVHFAAGIALCRAAGCVVTGIDGSPVGEGPGRGHGLVAAADEETHGRLMSMIRGG comes from the coding sequence ATGATCAACTCATCCACCGCACGGTCCGGTGACGCCGCAGCCACATCCGACGTCGATGTCGCGACAGCCGCGGCGCAGGCCGGTGCGGAAGTCGTCCGCACCCTGTACGGGCAGGAGCTCGCCCGTATCGACAAGGGCGCCGGGGACTTCGCCACCGCCGCCGACGTGGCGGCGGAGAAGGCGATCCTCGACGTCCTCCGCGCTGCCCGGCCCGCCGACGCGGTGCTCGGCGAGGAGGGCGGGCAGCAGGGCGCCGGTGCCGCCGACGGGGTCCGCCAGTGGCTGGTGGACCCCCTGTGCGGCACGTTGAACTACGCCGTCGGCACCCTGCTCGTCGCCGTCAACGTGGCGCTGCGCGGCGGGGCGGCGGCGGTGGCCGACCCGTTCGGCGGCGAGGTCTTCCGTACCGACGGGGAGCGCGCCTGGGTACGGCGCGCCGGGGCCGACGACGTACCGCTGGCGCCCACGGCCGCCACCGGGCTGGTGGACGTCAACCTGGACCCGCCGTTCCCGGGCGCGCCGGGATTCCGGGCCGTGGAGCTGCTCGCCCACCCGGAGTTCGGCCGGCAATTCCGGCCGCGCGTCGGCTCCACGACCCTGGCGCTCGCCTGGGTCGCGGCCGGGAAGCGTGCCGCGTACGTCAGCGACGGCGGCGACCTCTCCGGGAGCGTGCACTTCGCCGCCGGTATCGCCCTGTGCCGGGCGGCGGGCTGTGTCGTCACCGGGATCGACGGCTCCCCGGTCGGTGAGGGCCCGGGGCGGGGCCACGGGCTGGTGGCCGCCGCCGACGAGGAGACCCACGGGCGGCTGATGTCGATGATCCGGGGCGGCTGA